The Onychomys torridus chromosome 2, mOncTor1.1, whole genome shotgun sequence sequence GTAAGGCTGGACTGAGGGGCTTGAAGGTTCTTAAGTAGACACACAGGGCTTCCTTCATAATAGTAATTATGCAAGTCACGCTAGTGTGGTACTTTTGTCATTGGCATGGTATTTCTTTAAAGTCATAACTATATCCATTTTAGTAACATGCTTCCAGACTACCAAAGGAGAAGGTATGTGTACTCCTGGTCACACTCACAAAGTCACACTAGTTTTGGCCCAGGAGTCTCCTGATACCTGAGGTCAAATATGTTGCAGGAGTTAAGGGAAAGTATCCTCAAAAGAAAATAGACAAGGTGTCCTGTCAGCAATGGCTCAGAAAGTTTGTTCAGGATGCTGATAGGGCTGCGTACAGGGTACTACTTATGGGATAGGGGAAGTTCCTGCCATGTCTGTCTCAGAGCCTTGGGATCCAGGCTTAAAATCTCCAGAGCTGACTGCAGCCTGCACACCAGTTTCTGTTTCCAgattgtttttaacatttattatgtatatgtccatgcatgtgtgtggagatcagaggtcaacccGTAGGActaagttcttttttgtttttttgttttttcgagacagggtttctccgtgtagctttgttgcctgtcctggaactcgctctgtaaaccaggctggcctcgaactcacagagatccgcctgactcctgactcctgagtgctgggattataggcatgcaccactgccgccaccaccacctggccgacTCAGTTTTTCTTAACATTGTATGgatcccaaggatcaaactcaggttggcagcaggcacctacacacacacacacacacacacacacacacacacacacacacacatatacacacacatgtacacacacatacacacaagtacacgcacacacatacacacacacacacacacacacgcacaaacgtacacacacacatacacgcacacacacatatacatgcgcacacatgtgcacacatacacacgcgcgcacacacacacacacatatatacacacacacacacacacacacacacacacacacacacacacacaacgtgaTGTTGATGCTTGTGAAGGGAGGGGATCTTTCTGACTGCCCCATCCTTCAGACCTCCCTTTGTTCTATGTGCCTACCAGCTAATGTGTATCAATACTGTCTTATCCACATACTGTCCTGCTGAGTTATGACTGCCTTGCTGTGTGGGCTCCTTGCTGACAGAAGGAAGGAGTGCTCTAGCCAAGTCTTGCTTGATGCTCATGCAGTGTGTAGGTCCTGAACAAAGTTTGATGCTCCGGCTCAGCCTGCCTCTGGAGCTTTGAGCACACCCGGAAGTCACCTCCTGTATGGTGACAGCCTGGCATCCTGTAAGCAGGTGCTTTACTATGTCCTCAGGGTCCTGTGGGAAGCCTTTGGCTCTGCCTGGCCTACTGGTACACCCCCAAAGAATGGTTGATTTGTCTCCTGATAAACTTGAAGTCCACTTCAGCCTTTAGTCTTGGCATCCTGAGGTTAGGTTAGCAAGTGGTCAGCAGAGTCGATCAGCCTTAGGTCCAGGCTTTAGAAGGGAGGAAGCAACAGTCTTCTAGTCAGGTACACGCTACCCTACATCCAATGTGCTGCCTGAAAGCAGGCAGACAGGAAAACTGCAGACCAGAAACCCAGAACTGTGTTTGCTTGCAGATTCTGCCAGTTTCCACAAGAGATTGTTCTCCAGATGGTGGAGAGGTGTCGTATAAGGAAGCTGCAGCTGCTCGCTCACCAGTACATGATCTCCAGTAAGGTCGAGTTCTACATCAGTGAAAGCTTGCCTGAGTACCTGGCGCCATACCAAGCGGAGCGATTCCGCAGGCTGGGGTGAGAATGAGACTCAGTGTGTGGTGGTGACTCTGAGCATGCCGGCTCGGGGCTGGGCCTCTTGGGCCCTCGGTGATCTTCCCAACACACGCCTGGGATTTCATGTCCTTAACAGGCAGGGTTACCATGTCTGTGGGTTCAGCAGCAGCTGCTTCTCAGGTAGAAAGCTTTTCTCAAGGGCATTCATGGAGCCAGACCCTCGAAGGTCCCTAGGTTGTTCATCCCAGGCCCTGTGGGGTTCAGTGGGGGTGGGAAAGGCTCTGTCAGAACCGTGCTTCAGCCGTGGCTTTCCTTACAGCTATGTCTCTCTCTGCGATAATGGAAAGACCGGCTGCAAAGCCCGAGAGCTCAAGTCTGTGTACGTGGATGCCGTGGGGCAGTTCCTTAAACTGATTTTTCACCAAAATCATGCCAACAAGTACAACATATATAATCAGGTaagatctgtgtgtgtgcttgaggcTCTGCCCTGGCACCACAGCACACCTGCATGAGAAGACTGCTCAGGTGCCTTGTGCTGCAGAGGCGGGCGCTCTCCCAAGAGCAGTGGTGTGAGTGGCTGTTGCTCTCTGAAGCCAGGCTCTCCCACGTGTCAGCTTCGGCTGGCATGTAGTCATAGGCCCACACAAGCCTCTGACTGGACCAGACTCAGATAAAGAGTGTGAAAAGGGCTCCTAGAGGCTTTGACCTCCATTGTGTGTAGTAGCTTGACACCATTATGGTAAAATCACTTGCACTGTTCCTGCCTGGTGTTTTCCTCTCCTGAAAGCATGTGTGACTGGCAGCCTGTTGTTTTGGCAGCGTGAAGCCAATGAACCCTCTGAACTGTCCAAGCCAGTGCCCATGTCAGCTGCTTCAGCTGCACTGCTgacttttcattgtttctttctttttctaattaaatgtatttatttatttattttacatcccaaccacagtttcccctccctcctctcttcctattcccttcccccacctcccctctgctacTCCCCAGTCtacccctcctctctttctgttccaAAAGGAGCAGGCCACAAAGCATGGCATTGCAAGTTGCAGTAGGGCTAAGCTCCACCCCTTGTATTaaagctgagcaaggcaacccagtatgaggaaaaagttcccaaaagccagccagaGCGTTAGGGCCAGCCCCTGCTTagccagtggtagagtgctttgtAGAGTAGTAGGACGCATGCtccaagcctgagttcaatcccagtaccTCTTCccaccctgaaaaaagaaatcaagtgtGTCTAGAACAATCTTgatgcacacacatttataacCCTTGCTGCTTCTCCAAGAAGAGTAGGAGAAAGCCAACAAGTCACATTGTTGTACCAGGCAAATGAGTTGTGAGGTGCTCAGCTGCTACATCATGACATCCATTATAGTGTGGcctcaggaaacaggaaggatcatttctaacattttttccccttctaCCCTATCTGCAGATGTCTACCAGTAGGGACTGGTTAGGAACTTGGGCTGCAGTGATGGTTGGGAAGGAGAGCTCGGTTAACCGAGCTGTGTTAATTTAGTGTTTCCTTTTCTGGGGTAATGTAGATAGAGACCTCTTGTTGAGAGATTACACAACCCTAGGTTAGCAATTATTGTTTTAGAACCCTATAAACCATGGCAACTTGCTTGAGCATTAGAAGAGGAGTCCTCGTAATGTATTGATTCCCTTCACAGTTCTCTACATTAGCGTGAACCTTACTGTCAGTACACTTGGGGATGCACCCCCCTACCTGGTAACACCACAGGCAAGAGTTGGTTAAAGGGCTTAAAGCAACATCTCAAACACTGATTTGACTATTTCTTAGGTGGCTTTGGTTGCAATAAATATCATTGGAGACCCTGCAGATTTTGGTGACGAAAGCAATATTGTAAGTATAGAAATTTAGttcctaaaaaataaaagaaatttctgTGGGAGGAGGAATCTTTAATCCTCATCACAAAATGTGTCAATTCAGATGGCCTCAAAACTTTCCTCAGGAATTTTAGCTGCCCATCCAGAAGACTGGGGTCACTGAGTCTTGTTGTAAagttaagatttgttttatccTTTGTTTGCTAAGAGTCTAAGAAGATGTTTTGTTCCCAAAGACCTCTAGAGAGAAGCTGATTGACCATTACCTTGGCCACAGTCCCCACAGTGAGGACCCAGCCCTAGAAGGAACTTTTGCTGGGTAagacccctcccccattccttcaCAAGACACTTCACAACTCTTCAGTCATTCCAAAGGCTTCAGGATCTAGATGAGGCTTAGGTCAGATGAGAGCAGATAAACCACTGGTTGGGTTACTTTGTGTCCATGCAGAGATTAAGGTGACTGCATATCTTGCACACCTGCACTGCTCCTGTTCAGAAATGCTTCAGTTCTGTATGTACAGGTGTTAGCAAAGGTTCCTGAGAACAGTGATGCAGTTATCCACCAGGCCACAGCTCTCAGGCTCTGCTTCAGAGTTCCGAGTCTGCCAGAGAGTCAAGTGTACCCTCACCTCTGTCACCACTGGTCAGCTCCTTCCTGGTGGCCACACTTGGTTTTTGCCTTCCCCAAAGCCTGAGCCTGCAAAGCAGCCACAGCACACAGAGCATGCTCCAGAGGAGCTTCCACCTTCAGTGCTGGGGCAGGCTGTGCCTGGTCTGTCTGGCCCCCAGGACTTGGGGAAGTGTGAGTGTCAGTGCTGAAGTTCATTGTGAGAGCCTGACCTGGCCCTGGGATGCCACCCAAGAGGGGCTGTGCTCCTGCCCTCGAAATTCTGACTATGGCAccatgggactttttttttttttttttccggtgaggtttttaaaaataaaatctttattatttctgGGACATCATGGCAAAGTGATGTAGAGTTGCAAGCATAGTGTTGAAAGTTAATATGTGGTGTGTGGGGACAACATGTATGTTATGTCAACCCTTACATTACTGGATAGAAGGGATGTTCAGAGCAGCTGCAGCTGTCCATCACTGTCACTGGGCTGGCAGACAAAGGGCCTGATTAAAGGGGACATCGGGGTGACAGAAAGGAACCTGAGGATTTTTAAATATGGTATATGCCCAAGTCCCATTTGAGCTTATTATGATTCAAGTTTTCCAACTAATTCTTTGTTTgacaaataatatttaattaaacttCACCTAGATGTAAAATACCCAAGTCACAGCTTATATTTGGCTCATTTCATGCAGCCAGTGCAGCTGATGTGAGACCCTGAAACTGGTCCTCTGAATCTGTGCAGTGTGGTCCTGACACATGCTATTGCTGCACTTTGTAACCCCAGAAGGAAGTTAATCACTGCCATGCTGTACATTTTAAGAATAGTGGCAATAATCACATGGTCATGGATGCCGAGTTTATCTGAGGCTCAACCTGACAGGCACGCAGCTCAGTGAAGCACCAGGAGCAGGAGCCCCAGAAAGTTCCTGACTGCAGCCTGAccagcctctctgggtctatacTCCTTCACATAGGAGGCCCTGTGAACTGTCCTGGGACCTTCCTTAGCTTTGTGTTCAACATGAGCTCTTGACTCCCCTGACCTGAGGGGGTCGTCTTCTCTCCTTAGGAGATCTGACTATATCTCTCCACTTGATGACTTGGCATTTGACATGTACCAAGACCCCGAAGTCGCACAGATCATCCGCAGGCTGGATGAAAAGAAACGGGATGCTGTCAAGAAGGAGCGCTATGACCATGCGAAGAAACTGAAGCAAGCGATTGCTGACCTACAGAAGGTACTGCTCCTGAGAACATGCCCTCCACTGCTGCTGGGGGTGGGTCTCCTCAGCACCACCCCCACAGAGGGTTTCTAAAGGCTGAGCAACAGACAAGGAGTCAGAGTCCCAGGCAGGTAGAGCTGGGGATGGACAAGCACCTTAAATGTGAAAatgtggagatggagatggaggctTACTGCTCCTTTGGTTGTTGGGCTGTCTTGGCCTATGGAGCTCCTTAGTACCCTTTGTTGAGACAGCATGCAGCACAAATCCCTCCCACCCACAACTGTCTTGTGAGAGcagatgcctgtgtgtgtaccGCAGGTCGGTGAGCGCCTGGGACGCTATGAGGTGGAGAAGCGCTGTGCAGTGGAGAAAGAAGACTATGACCTGgccaaggaaaagaaacagcaaaTGGCACGCTACCGTGCCCAGGTGTATGAACAGCTGGAGCTGCATGGCCTTCTGCAGGGCGAGCCAGAGGTCAGAATGGGCCACAGGGTAGGGGCAAGTGGGAAAAAGTGAAGGCTAATCAGAGTTGTGCTTGGACTTTGTGAATGTGTGGACTAAAGCAGGAACTCGATGCCATGTGCAGTCAGCAGCTTTCTGCTGTGATGGGATCTTCTAGAGTTCACATAGAAGATGAGGAGCCCAGGGTCAGGAAGATCAAAGCACTGTCACTTACCAGGGACCCCTCCAGCCTGACCTCTACATTGTATGGGCTGTGATACCTGCACCATATGCCCACAGGTATAAAATCCCCCCCTGGATTAGTCTGAGTGAGTGAAGACAGACCTCTAGCAAGACACTCTATCCCCAGTCTTACAGTCCATATAGGAGAGGATGACTCCATGGCAGGTGAAGGAAGGGGACACGGTGCTGGAtgcagatgggggagggaggcttGGTGCTGCATACAGACTGCCAGTTTTTATCAGTCCTACTCTAGGCTGCCAGTCTCAGGCAGGTACTGATGGCTGTGTACCTCTGCCTTCCTGGCAAGTAGAAACATAGAGTAGTGAGAATCGCAGTGTTGTATCCAAGTCAGACCCTGCCAGTCAGCTCTGCCAGTTTGTGTTGTGAAGAGTCCCTTGACTAGCTGTGTAAAGCATGGCCAGTTCTAAACCGAGGGTCCTGCCCCAGTGCCCCTGCCTACTTGTGTGCTTCTAGCACAGATAACGTTTGTGAAACATGCCCCAGCATGCATGCTCATGCTGCCAGGTGTTTGGGGCTGCTTGTAGGCTGCACTGTAACcgtgacagagacagctgaggaGATACCATGGTCCTGGGACTTAAGAGTGGGCCGTTGTGTACTCATGAGCATGCCAGGGTTCCTCGCTCAGCATGGCTTCCTTCAGATGTCCTGTGGTGGTCATGGACCCTTGTCTTTCAGATGGCCTGCCATGGTCATGACCCCTTGTCCTTCAAATGGCCTGCTGTGATCATGACTCCTTGTCCCTCTTTCCTCCAGATACAGAGGCCTTTCGCTTTGCCCCTCCAGCCCCTTGCATCGCCCAgcagtccccagcactggaaggcagtgTCCTCACTTCCACGCACAGAAGAGCTGGTAACAGAAGACACATTTGCAGGCCCTATCCTCCAGGAAAAGCCCTTGGCATATACCTTGGCATCTTCTCCTCGGCATTCAGCAGTGGACCAGTCCCCACCTGCCGCAGGCCTTGCACCTAGGAGCCATGTAAGTTACTCCACTCCAGCATGACTCTTACCAGCAGCATCACTGAGGACCTGGGCTGTACTGGGTACTAATCCCAAAGCACAGGTATGTGTCTGCCCCCAGGGCCAACCCTCCTCTAATCCAAGAGGGACCTGGAACGCTAACTAGAGAATAGCATGAGTAAGCATAGTCCCTTGGCCACATCCCTTGAGAGGCACATCTGTAACCCACCCTGCTGGGCCCTCTGGGTCTGCCATGTCATCTGTGTGCTCACAAAGTCTATCTTTTGAACCCATGATTCTTCTGtaagaaaatatatacatctaCTTCAAGCATTGCTTCAAAGAATAAGAGAGCACATGTAAAATTGTCCACACATGGAGctctcaagaagctgaggcaggattgctgcCAGttcagcttggactacatagcaagtaccAGGACACCCAAGGCAACAgagggagagcctgtctcaaaatgaatggTAAACTCCCCTTACAGACTTTCCAAATAGAGCCTCAGTCCTGTGTCCGTTGTCACCATGCCTGTTAGAACAGCATTGTAACAGGAAATCTGAATCAAGCTGGGCTTCTTTTTGACTATTCAAGCTAGAAACACAATGGGTCCTGCAGGTTTCAGGATTGGTGTGATTCAGGAGCTCAACATTGTCAGCAGAAACCGATCTCTTCCTGTCACTTGACTCCCCAGCTCCCTGTCTCCCTAGGCTGCCTACTGTCACACCAAGAGGCCCTCACTTCAGTCACACACTCCAGCCTCTGAAGCAGCAACAAGAACAGAGGAGATCCCTATGCTGACTGACCCCACCAGGCCTTCCCAGAAGGGCCTTTGCCCATGTGTCCATCTTAGAGTTCTGATGCCGCCAAGGCCTAGTCTTGCGTGTTATCTCGGGGTTTCACACAAGTGGTTTCAGACTTTAAGAAGTGTGTTCTCCCACATGTGTACACTCACCTACTGCCTCAGCACTGTGTGCTTCAGGGCTCCCTCTCCGCTCGCACTCTGCTGCAGACCTGCCTTTGTAATTCTGTGCCTTTGTCTCTAACTGGACAAGGCTGTGAGGGTGCCATGAACAGTGTCTGGTGACTTAGGTGCTGGAGGACTGGAGACTAGGATGGCAGCTGCCTCACCAAGGAGCACCACAGAGGAAGCTTGTTACAGATTCCCTGACTGGAAGGCTGTGTTGGGCCCCCAGATAAGCATGTTTATTGTTCTCTGCAATGCAGTAAAAGTGTGTCAACAAACACTAGTCTGAAAAATAATGGGATGACCCTTCCTCCTGAACTTTGTGTCAGCTGAACTGAAATGGCTGCAGGTGTCTAGTGTCTGAGCTGAATTTCTGTGATGGGAGTGTTGTTATTCCATGTCTAAGTGAGTTCAGGCAGGAATGGAAGGCTTTATCAAATTTTTCCAGTTATAACCCATTTGTAGGAATTATTCTGATCTGATGCTACTTATACTTAGATGAGTAATCCTTTTAGACCTCTTGCCCAGTAGCCCGGCAGGCTGTGGAGAGACATCCTGAGCAGAGCACCACCCACAGcactctgcttgcctctgctcaCCTACAGGTGGACACCCTGCCCTACGATGAACGGCCCCTTCCTATCACTCGAAAGCAGTTGGGGGAAGCATCTGCAGAACCAGAAGTGAGAGAGCCAGACAGTGATGCCCGGAGACGGGGTGTCTCAGGGGAACCTGAGCCCTTGACAGAGAAGGCCTTGAGAGAAGCCAGTTCTGCCATTGACACCTTAGGCGAAGCCTTGGTAAAAAGGAAGACCGAGttatgcacatgcatggcacGCGTGTGTGCACATTCAGTGTGCACATgcagtgtgcacatgcatgcaaacatggAGCACACTGatagggaaagaagagaaaacagctgtaggtttttggggttttttgttttgttttgttttgttttttttgctttgtttagtatgtgtctgtggtgtgtgtgtgtgtgtgtgtgtgtgtgtcctgccacTCACATGTGGAGCTCTCAGGTCTTAATTTCCTGTtaacacagctctctctctcattctgcaGAGCAAAAGAGTTTTAAAGTGCGAGATGGCAGTCTGGGGGGCTGTGGGCGGGATGGTCTGCCTCCTGAGGTAAGGCAGGACTGCTGTTCCTGGCAGGTGGCTGGGGCCTATTCTAAGACGTGGTCCTGCCGAGAGGATGCACTGCTGGCATTGTACAAGAAACTGATGGAGATGCCTGTTGGAACCCAGAAGGAAGATTTGAAAAACATACTCAGAGCATCTGTCTTTCTCATCAGAAGAGCCATAAAGGACATAGTGGCCTCAGTAAGTCCTTTGTGTGCTGTCCCCAGGTCATTGACATAACTGTGAGTTAGCTTTCAGTAAGGCCAGGAATGAGGGTTCTCCAGCAAGAGACACATCCTAGGCTCCAGGGAAAATGGCGGGTGGGAGATGCTGTCCTTGCCTAGGCACTTCCTCTGCTCTGCACAGCTTCTGTTTTCCCACAGACCCCAGCAGATGTGCAGACCAACATTCAGCTCTCCTTGTTTTTCATGAgacttgaggggctggagaattgTATTCCTTTTAGTAGCTCTGAACAGGCTTGAGAATGAGCattccagaaaagaaaagttgAGAACTGGGTGTCTGTCAGGAGTGAGCTGACGTCCCATGGTTAGGAGGGGTAAGTGGTGAGGGCTGAAATGAGAGCAGGGCCTGGGCGTGGGGTGCTGGACTTGGAAGCAGATTATAATGTAATGTTCACATTtgttgacttcctgtttcctcctaaACTCCCACCACAGCAGCTGATCTGTctgacttcattttcttcagGTCTTTCAGGCTTCATTGAAATTGTTGAAAATGATAATTACACAGTATATTCCCAAGCACAAGCTGAGCAAACTGGAAACAACACACTGTGTAGAGAGAGCTGTTCCCCTTTTACTCAACAGAACTGGAGACTCCTCAGCTCGCCTCCG is a genomic window containing:
- the Cep104 gene encoding centrosomal protein of 104 kDa, which encodes MCRMPHKIGFVVVSSSGHEDGYSARELMIHAPTVSGWRSPKFCQFPQEIVLQMVERCRIRKLQLLAHQYMISSKVEFYISESLPEYLAPYQAERFRRLGYVSLCDNGKTGCKARELKSVYVDAVGQFLKLIFHQNHANKYNIYNQVALVAINIIGDPADFGDESNITSREKLIDHYLGHSPHSEDPALEGTFAGRSDYISPLDDLAFDMYQDPEVAQIIRRLDEKKRDAVKKERYDHAKKLKQAIADLQKVGERLGRYEVEKRCAVEKEDYDLAKEKKQQMARYRAQVYEQLELHGLLQGEPEIQRPFALPLQPLASPSSPQHWKAVSSLPRTEELVTEDTFAGPILQEKPLAYTLASSPRHSAVDQSPPAAGLAPRSHVDTLPYDERPLPITRKQLGEASAEPEVREPDSDARRRGVSGEPEPLTEKALREASSAIDTLGEALVAGAYSKTWSCREDALLALYKKLMEMPVGTQKEDLKNILRASVFLIRRAIKDIVASVFQASLKLLKMIITQYIPKHKLSKLETTHCVERAVPLLLNRTGDSSARLRVIAVNFIQEMALFKEVKSLQLIPSYLVQPLKANASVHLAMSQVDLLARLLRDLGTENSGFTVDNVMKFALSALEHRVYEVRETAVRIILDMYRQHPTLTLEHLPPEDSSTRRNLLYKAIFEGFAKIDGRPTEAEVRAQKRAATKEAEKQKKEEMKALQGQLAALRETQAGAQENGAMKLKNQDPQGRKAVPPETPEIPDNHYLDNLCIFCGERNESFTEEGLDLHYWKHCLMLTRCDHCRQVVEISSLTEHLLTECDKRDGFGKCHRCSEAVPKDELPRHIKTKECNPAKSEKVANRCPLCHENFAPGEEAWKAHLMGPTGCTMNLRRTHVLYKATAPQQGKGQTASKSGTSGPKVGSKIPTPKGGLSKSSSRTYTRQ